A window of Corallococcus macrosporus DSM 14697 contains these coding sequences:
- a CDS encoding sensor histidine kinase: MTPTPALILNVNDDAASRYVTSRVLGLAGFRVVDAASGAEALALANEETDLVILDVRLPDISGLEVCRRLKEAPRTYGVLVLHLSAQAVGPGDRALGLEHGADGYLVAPVDPEELVAQVHALLRLRQAEREVKVLSREVAHQRQLLELAISCAADPIALYDETGRVLSANQSLYASRGSRAVHAPGRTLDELQAADAALTPYLDQVRVALRTGQVLRGTIALDSDRGPRYFDYVLSPALESGGQVLAVMSSLRDVTEARSAEEFREQFIGMLGHDLRNPLNALSMSAQQLRRKGGLDERQGMLTERILTSAERMDRMIRQLLDFARARLGGGIPVMRSPCDVFEVVRRTVDELRASHPGRVVLLESKGDGQGKWDADRLEQAVGNLVANALKYSPAESTVWVGAEGSAREVVLRIHNQGTPIPAEDLPHVFGAWRRGRRTASDTGAPSGLGLGLYITRQIVRAHDGDAHVASSATDGTTFLIRLPR; the protein is encoded by the coding sequence ATGACCCCCACTCCCGCGCTCATCCTCAACGTCAACGACGACGCGGCCAGCCGCTACGTCACCTCCCGGGTGCTGGGGCTCGCGGGCTTCCGTGTGGTGGATGCAGCCTCCGGCGCGGAAGCGCTCGCCCTGGCGAACGAGGAGACGGACCTCGTCATCCTGGACGTGCGGCTGCCGGACATCAGCGGCCTGGAGGTGTGCCGGCGGTTGAAGGAGGCCCCCCGCACCTACGGTGTCCTGGTGCTCCACCTGTCCGCGCAGGCCGTGGGGCCAGGCGACCGGGCGCTCGGCCTGGAGCACGGCGCGGACGGCTACCTGGTGGCGCCGGTGGACCCGGAGGAGCTGGTGGCCCAGGTCCACGCGCTGCTCCGGCTGCGCCAGGCCGAGCGCGAGGTGAAGGTGCTGTCCCGCGAGGTGGCGCACCAGCGTCAGCTCCTGGAGCTGGCCATCTCCTGCGCGGCGGACCCCATCGCGCTCTATGACGAGACGGGGCGCGTCCTGTCCGCCAATCAATCCCTGTATGCCTCACGCGGCAGCCGCGCCGTGCATGCGCCGGGGCGGACGCTGGATGAGCTGCAGGCCGCGGACGCGGCGCTGACGCCGTACCTGGACCAGGTGCGGGTGGCCCTGCGCACGGGGCAGGTGCTGCGGGGCACCATCGCCCTCGATTCGGACCGGGGCCCGCGGTACTTCGACTACGTGCTGTCGCCCGCGTTGGAGTCTGGCGGCCAGGTGCTGGCGGTGATGTCCTCGCTGCGCGACGTCACCGAGGCGCGCAGCGCGGAGGAGTTCCGCGAGCAGTTCATCGGCATGCTCGGGCATGACCTGCGCAACCCGCTCAACGCGCTGTCCATGTCCGCGCAGCAGCTTCGGCGCAAGGGCGGGCTGGACGAGCGCCAGGGCATGCTCACCGAGCGCATCCTCACCAGCGCCGAGCGCATGGACCGGATGATTCGTCAGCTCCTGGACTTCGCGCGCGCGCGGCTGGGTGGAGGCATCCCGGTGATGCGCTCGCCGTGCGACGTGTTCGAGGTGGTGCGCCGCACCGTGGACGAGCTGCGCGCCAGCCACCCCGGCCGGGTGGTGCTGCTGGAGTCCAAGGGCGATGGCCAGGGGAAGTGGGACGCCGACCGTCTGGAGCAGGCGGTGGGCAACCTGGTGGCCAACGCGTTGAAGTACAGTCCGGCGGAGAGCACCGTGTGGGTGGGCGCCGAGGGCTCCGCGCGCGAGGTGGTGCTGCGCATCCACAACCAGGGGACGCCCATCCCCGCGGAGGACCTGCCCCACGTCTTCGGGGCCTGGCGCCGGGGCCGGCGCACCGCCAGCGACACGGGCGCCCCCAGCGGCCTGGGGCTGGGGCTCTACATCACCCGGCAGATTGTCCGGGCGCATGACGGGGACGCGCACGTGGCCTCCAGTGCGACGGATGGCACCACCTTCCTCATCCGCCTGCCGCGATGA
- a CDS encoding efflux RND transporter periplasmic adaptor subunit: MSPPNRRRIAPWLGVLGLAVLVALAWRPLVSWFSGPASHTGTAPATHDAHGGAGTPLPDAALEYTRAAFEAYEGARALLARDAVEGLPARAGELKTALQQAAEAATDDGTPLTAWLQQGADAATHLASAKDAEAARQHFARVSEALIALAAGDPRLQEGWHIFECPMVDGVNQWLQREPKLENPYMGRRMLACGTTSEWPAATPAGAHGDGDIAHYTCPMHPSVKQHGPGACPLCGMDLTPVSRAELESGVIRVDDLRRQRIGVKTAPVTEAPMDLSLRALGRVTFDEKSLVDVTLKLDGYIHELRVNATGEPVKKGDVLFTLYSPELYAAQQEYLLARQSQSAANASLVGAARKRLELWGLSSAQIERVARRGQPVENMPFLAPASGYVLEKNVVEGAAVKAGERLFRIAPLAKVWVEADVYEQDLARVKPGQPVEVTLPYLPGKKYAGRVGYVYPSLQGTTRTGRIRIELPNPELELKPDMYADVRFVLQGGARLQVPDSAVIYTGPRRLVFVDLGEGRLRPQEVKLGLKGNGTYEVLEGLSPGDVVVTSGNFLIAAESRLRSATDDFGGGHAAH; encoded by the coding sequence ATGAGCCCCCCGAACCGCCGCCGCATCGCCCCCTGGCTCGGAGTGCTGGGGCTCGCCGTGCTCGTCGCCTTGGCCTGGAGGCCCCTCGTGAGCTGGTTCTCCGGCCCGGCGTCCCACACCGGCACGGCGCCCGCCACGCATGACGCCCACGGCGGCGCGGGCACGCCCCTGCCCGACGCCGCCCTGGAGTACACCCGCGCGGCCTTTGAAGCCTACGAAGGCGCGCGGGCCCTGCTCGCGCGGGACGCGGTGGAGGGACTTCCGGCCCGCGCCGGTGAGCTGAAGACCGCGCTCCAGCAGGCCGCCGAGGCCGCGACCGATGACGGCACGCCCCTGACGGCGTGGCTCCAGCAGGGCGCGGACGCCGCCACCCACCTGGCCTCCGCGAAGGACGCGGAGGCGGCGCGCCAGCACTTCGCGCGCGTGAGCGAGGCGCTCATCGCCCTGGCCGCCGGCGACCCACGGCTCCAGGAAGGCTGGCACATCTTCGAATGCCCCATGGTGGACGGGGTGAACCAGTGGCTCCAGCGCGAGCCGAAGCTGGAGAACCCCTACATGGGCCGGCGCATGCTGGCGTGTGGCACCACCAGCGAGTGGCCCGCGGCCACGCCCGCCGGGGCGCACGGTGACGGCGACATCGCGCACTACACCTGCCCCATGCACCCGTCGGTGAAGCAGCACGGCCCGGGCGCGTGCCCCCTCTGCGGCATGGACCTGACGCCCGTCAGCCGCGCGGAGCTGGAGAGCGGCGTCATCCGGGTGGACGACCTGCGGCGTCAGCGCATCGGCGTGAAGACGGCGCCGGTGACGGAGGCCCCCATGGACCTGTCCCTGCGCGCCCTGGGCCGCGTCACCTTCGACGAGAAGTCGCTGGTGGACGTCACCCTCAAGCTGGACGGCTACATCCACGAGCTGCGCGTCAACGCCACCGGGGAGCCGGTGAAGAAGGGCGACGTCCTCTTCACCCTCTACAGCCCGGAGCTCTACGCCGCGCAGCAGGAGTACCTGCTGGCGCGCCAGAGCCAGAGCGCGGCCAACGCGTCGCTGGTGGGCGCGGCGCGCAAGCGGCTGGAGCTGTGGGGCCTGTCCTCGGCGCAAATCGAGCGCGTGGCCCGGCGCGGCCAGCCGGTGGAGAACATGCCCTTCCTGGCGCCCGCCAGCGGCTACGTGCTGGAGAAGAACGTGGTGGAGGGCGCGGCGGTGAAGGCCGGTGAGCGCCTGTTCCGCATCGCCCCGCTGGCCAAGGTCTGGGTGGAGGCGGACGTGTACGAGCAGGACCTGGCGCGCGTGAAGCCGGGCCAGCCGGTGGAGGTCACCCTGCCCTACCTGCCCGGCAAGAAGTACGCGGGCCGCGTCGGCTACGTGTACCCGTCCCTGCAGGGCACCACGCGCACCGGGCGCATCCGCATCGAGCTGCCCAACCCGGAGCTGGAGCTGAAGCCGGACATGTACGCGGACGTCCGCTTCGTCCTGCAGGGCGGCGCGCGCCTCCAGGTTCCCGACTCGGCCGTCATCTACACCGGCCCGCGCCGGCTGGTGTTCGTGGACCTGGGCGAGGGGCGGCTGCGGCCCCAGGAGGTGAAGCTCGGCCTCAAGGGCAACGGCACCTACGAGGTGCTGGAGGGCCTGTCGCCCGGCGACGTGGTCGTCACCAGCGGCAACTTCCTCATCGCGGCGGAGAGCCGCCTGCGCTCCGCCACGGACGACTTCGGAGGCGGCCATGCAGCCCACTGA
- a CDS encoding DUF2378 family protein, whose translation MASEKLIFAQSVEALFVRALGPYLTRDGRQRLKAVGLDLSEPLRPQYTLEQWRAFLRVAAQDVFPHLPPSEASFALGARFLQGFRQTSVGRASLSLVTQLGPRRTLERVPYNVRAGNNFNEVRVEESTQDSATLWMKDVTADTPDFAAGFLAETLRSAGAGHVDVRPIAFDGTAATFRVTWTKGVSKAPVANAAGPRRVH comes from the coding sequence ATGGCGTCAGAAAAGCTCATTTTCGCTCAGTCCGTGGAAGCCCTCTTCGTGCGAGCGCTCGGGCCATATCTCACCCGGGATGGACGCCAGCGCCTGAAGGCCGTGGGGCTCGACCTGTCGGAGCCGCTGCGCCCGCAGTACACCCTGGAGCAGTGGCGCGCCTTCCTGCGCGTGGCCGCGCAGGATGTCTTCCCGCACCTGCCGCCGTCCGAGGCGAGCTTCGCGCTGGGGGCGCGGTTCCTCCAGGGCTTCCGGCAGACGTCGGTGGGCCGGGCCAGCCTGTCGCTCGTCACCCAACTGGGGCCGCGGCGCACGCTGGAGCGCGTGCCGTACAACGTCCGGGCCGGCAACAACTTCAATGAGGTCCGCGTGGAGGAGTCCACGCAGGACAGCGCCACGCTGTGGATGAAGGACGTCACGGCGGACACGCCGGACTTCGCGGCGGGCTTCCTGGCGGAGACGCTGCGGTCGGCGGGCGCGGGGCACGTGGACGTGAGGCCCATCGCCTTCGACGGCACGGCGGCCACCTTCCGCGTCACCTGGACAAAGGGCGTCAGCAAGGCGCCCG
- a CDS encoding efflux RND transporter permease subunit, producing the protein MQPTEHGGQGVIGRLIAACARNPFLTLLLVGGLAAWAVHAIRGTKLDAIPDLSDTQVIVFTEWMGRGPDLVEDQITYPISSSLLSAPKVKAVRGQSMFGMSFVYVIFEDGTDMYWARSRVLEYMETARGRLPSGVTPTLGPDATGVGWVFEYALVDEGGKHSLADLRGLQDWNVRYALSSVPGVAEVASVGGIVKQYQVQVDPNQLRAYGVTLGDVTRAVRESNEDVGGRVLEIAGHEHVIRGRGYIRSTQDLESIPLKVSEDGTPVLVRNVAQVSLGPDIRRGVAELDGKGEVAGGIVVMRYGENALTVIEAVKARLEEVRAGLPEGVELVVTYDRSGLIEESIGTLSRALVEEMLVVSLIIFLFLMHARSALVTLLTLPVAVLLAFIPMYYQGLTANIMSLGGIIVAIGAMVDASIIIVENIHKKLEAWEAEGRPGERREVIIAAMQEVGPSIFGTLLVLTVAFLPVFTLEATEGRLFKPLAYTKTYSMGFASVLAVTLTPALAVLFIRGRIRREDENPLNRWLVALYMPVVRFVVRHAKAVVALSVVAMALTVPAFLRLGHEFMPPLNEGAILYMPTSPPGMSITEATRILQAMDAQLKRIPEVVSVFGKAGRAETPTDPAPLSMFETTVVLKPKSEWREGLTWEALLAEMDDTLQYPGMPNIFWMPIQTRTEMLATGIRSPLGIQVFGDDLDTLEQTAVAIEQAVAQVPGTRSAFADRSTGGFYVDIEVKREEAARLGLGVKAVNEVVMGAIGGENVSQTVEGRERYPINVRYAREYRDSPELLKEVLVPTPGGAQVPLTQVADVRFVQGPPMIRSEGGKLVTYVFVDTGRPIADYVKDAKAAVAREVKTPPGVRVEWSGQFKYFERATEKLQVVIPVTLLLVCLLLYFSTKSVVETGIVLLAVPFSLIGAVWLLYLLDYNMSIAVWVGLIALAGLDAETGVVMLLYLTLAHKKADQEGRLRTMADLTETIVDGAARRIRPKLMTVMTDMIGLLPVLWSTGTGADVMKRIAAPLVGGLVTSFLLELTVYPAIFALWKRRHLPQAQPEEGTGEPPLPAKPQTA; encoded by the coding sequence ATGCAGCCCACTGAGCACGGTGGACAGGGCGTCATCGGCCGCCTCATCGCCGCGTGCGCGCGCAACCCGTTCCTCACCCTCCTGCTGGTGGGCGGCCTGGCGGCGTGGGCCGTCCACGCGATTCGCGGCACCAAGCTGGACGCGATTCCGGACCTGTCCGACACGCAGGTCATCGTCTTCACCGAGTGGATGGGGCGCGGGCCGGACCTGGTCGAGGACCAGATTACCTACCCCATCTCGTCCTCCCTGCTGTCGGCGCCGAAGGTGAAGGCCGTGCGGGGCCAGTCGATGTTCGGCATGTCCTTCGTCTACGTCATCTTCGAGGACGGCACGGACATGTACTGGGCGCGCAGCCGCGTGCTCGAATACATGGAGACGGCGCGCGGACGCCTGCCTTCGGGCGTGACGCCCACGCTGGGGCCGGACGCCACCGGCGTGGGCTGGGTCTTCGAGTACGCGCTGGTGGACGAGGGCGGCAAGCACTCCCTGGCGGACCTGCGCGGCCTCCAGGACTGGAACGTGCGCTACGCGCTGTCCAGCGTGCCCGGCGTGGCGGAGGTGGCCAGCGTGGGCGGCATCGTGAAGCAGTACCAGGTGCAGGTGGACCCCAACCAGCTCCGCGCCTACGGCGTGACGCTGGGTGACGTGACGCGCGCCGTCCGCGAGTCCAACGAGGACGTGGGCGGCCGGGTGCTGGAGATCGCCGGCCACGAGCACGTCATCCGCGGGCGCGGCTACATCCGCTCGACCCAGGACCTGGAGAGCATCCCGCTGAAGGTGAGCGAGGACGGCACGCCGGTGCTGGTGCGCAACGTGGCCCAGGTGAGCCTGGGGCCGGACATCCGCCGGGGCGTGGCGGAGCTGGACGGCAAGGGCGAGGTGGCCGGCGGCATCGTCGTCATGCGCTACGGGGAGAACGCGCTGACCGTCATCGAGGCGGTGAAGGCGCGCCTGGAGGAGGTCCGCGCGGGCCTGCCGGAGGGCGTGGAGCTGGTCGTCACGTATGACCGCTCCGGGCTCATCGAGGAGTCCATTGGCACGCTCAGCCGCGCGCTGGTGGAGGAGATGCTGGTGGTGAGCCTCATCATCTTCCTCTTCCTGATGCACGCGCGCAGCGCGCTGGTCACCCTCCTCACGCTGCCCGTGGCGGTGCTGCTCGCCTTCATCCCCATGTACTACCAGGGGCTCACCGCCAACATCATGAGCCTGGGCGGCATCATCGTCGCCATTGGCGCCATGGTGGACGCCTCCATCATCATCGTGGAGAACATCCACAAGAAGCTGGAGGCGTGGGAGGCGGAAGGCCGCCCCGGCGAGCGACGAGAGGTCATCATCGCCGCGATGCAGGAGGTGGGCCCCTCCATCTTCGGCACGCTGCTGGTGCTCACCGTGGCCTTCCTCCCCGTCTTCACCCTGGAGGCCACGGAAGGCCGGCTCTTCAAGCCGCTGGCGTACACGAAGACGTACTCCATGGGCTTCGCCTCGGTGCTGGCGGTGACCCTGACGCCCGCGCTGGCGGTGCTCTTCATCCGCGGGCGCATCCGCCGGGAGGACGAGAACCCCCTCAACCGCTGGCTGGTCGCGCTCTACATGCCGGTGGTGCGCTTCGTGGTGCGGCACGCGAAGGCGGTGGTGGCGCTGTCCGTGGTGGCCATGGCGCTGACGGTGCCCGCCTTCCTGCGGCTGGGCCACGAGTTCATGCCGCCGCTCAACGAGGGCGCCATCCTCTACATGCCCACGTCACCGCCGGGCATGTCCATCACCGAGGCCACGCGCATCCTCCAGGCCATGGACGCGCAGCTCAAGCGCATCCCGGAGGTGGTGAGCGTCTTCGGCAAGGCGGGCCGCGCGGAGACGCCCACGGACCCCGCTCCCCTGTCCATGTTCGAGACGACGGTGGTGCTCAAGCCGAAGTCCGAGTGGCGCGAGGGCCTGACGTGGGAGGCCCTGCTCGCGGAGATGGACGACACGCTCCAGTACCCGGGCATGCCCAACATCTTCTGGATGCCCATTCAGACGCGCACGGAGATGCTGGCCACCGGCATCCGCAGCCCGCTGGGCATCCAGGTGTTCGGCGACGACCTGGACACGCTGGAGCAGACGGCGGTGGCCATTGAGCAGGCCGTGGCGCAGGTGCCCGGCACGCGCAGCGCGTTCGCGGACCGCTCCACGGGCGGCTTCTACGTGGACATCGAGGTGAAGCGCGAGGAGGCCGCGCGCCTGGGCCTGGGCGTGAAGGCCGTCAACGAAGTCGTCATGGGCGCCATCGGCGGGGAGAACGTCTCCCAGACGGTGGAGGGCCGCGAGCGCTACCCCATCAACGTGCGCTACGCGCGCGAGTACCGCGACAGCCCGGAGCTGCTGAAGGAGGTGCTGGTCCCCACGCCGGGCGGCGCGCAGGTGCCGCTCACCCAGGTGGCGGACGTGCGCTTCGTGCAGGGCCCGCCCATGATTCGCAGCGAGGGCGGCAAGCTCGTCACCTACGTCTTCGTGGACACGGGGCGGCCCATCGCGGACTACGTGAAGGACGCGAAGGCGGCGGTGGCGCGCGAGGTGAAGACGCCCCCCGGCGTGCGCGTGGAGTGGAGCGGCCAGTTCAAGTACTTCGAGCGCGCCACCGAGAAGCTCCAGGTGGTGATTCCCGTCACCCTGCTGCTGGTGTGCCTGCTGCTCTACTTCAGCACGAAGTCCGTGGTGGAGACGGGCATCGTCCTGCTCGCGGTGCCCTTCAGCCTGATTGGCGCGGTGTGGCTGCTGTACCTGCTCGACTACAACATGAGCATCGCCGTGTGGGTGGGGCTCATCGCCCTGGCCGGGCTCGACGCGGAGACGGGCGTGGTGATGCTGCTCTACCTCACCCTGGCCCATAAGAAGGCGGACCAGGAGGGCCGGCTGCGCACCATGGCCGACCTCACGGAGACCATCGTCGATGGCGCGGCGCGCCGAATCCGTCCCAAGCTGATGACGGTGATGACGGACATGATTGGCCTGCTCCCCGTGCTGTGGAGCACCGGCACGGGCGCGGACGTGATGAAGCGCATCGCCGCGCCGCTGGTGGGCGGACTCGTGACGTCGTTCCTGCTGGAGCTGACCGTGTATCCGGCCATCTTCGCCCTCTGGAAGCGGCGCCACCTTCCCCAGGCGCAGCCCGAGGAAGGCACGGGTGAGCCGCCGCTGCCCGCCAAGCCGCAGACCGCCTGA
- a CDS encoding TolC family protein, translating into MSFHGTWRRSATRAVLATGAAVWLGPGAAGASEQRYQSQLEAVARQAPDAKAPAPFTRAPVLERAELVRQVLSRNPSLEAAREAWRASLERYPRETALEDPTLSYGVAPLSITGSARFGQSVELRQQLPFPGKRGLRGELALAEAEALREDREALRLRLALLASTLFDDLFVVERSLAVTQEHLRLLGQLKQSAEAQYVTGRASQQDPLQAEVELSEVLREQVMFEAERERLRARLNGLLHRAPQAPLPPPPEALPALAAEPLPAERLQDEALRLRPELEGLRARLGGGEAAVRLAKRDSYPDVMVMGEYNSMWMDTPHQFMAGVTVNIPLDFGKRKAAVRAAEAGLKRLRREEEQLIDDIRVEVEQARSRAEEARRVVALFQERLVPAARDQVAAARAGFESGKNGFQVLIEAERNLRRVELREQTALADVQRRRAELDKALGHTPGLPRNGETR; encoded by the coding sequence ATGTCGTTCCATGGAACCTGGAGGCGGTCCGCCACGCGGGCCGTGCTCGCCACCGGCGCCGCCGTGTGGCTGGGCCCCGGCGCGGCCGGAGCCAGTGAGCAGCGGTATCAATCCCAGCTCGAAGCGGTGGCCCGGCAGGCACCGGACGCGAAGGCGCCAGCGCCCTTCACGCGGGCGCCCGTGCTGGAGCGCGCGGAGCTGGTGCGGCAGGTGCTCTCACGCAACCCCTCGCTGGAGGCGGCGCGGGAGGCCTGGCGCGCCAGCCTGGAGCGCTACCCGCGTGAGACGGCGCTCGAGGACCCGACGCTGTCCTACGGCGTCGCGCCGCTGAGCATCACCGGCAGCGCGCGCTTCGGGCAGTCCGTGGAGCTGCGCCAGCAGCTCCCCTTCCCCGGCAAGCGCGGCCTGCGGGGGGAGCTGGCGCTGGCGGAGGCGGAGGCCCTGCGCGAGGACCGCGAGGCGCTGCGCCTGCGCCTGGCGCTCCTGGCGTCCACGCTCTTCGATGACCTGTTCGTCGTGGAGCGCTCGCTCGCCGTCACCCAGGAGCACCTGCGGCTGCTGGGGCAGCTCAAGCAGAGCGCGGAGGCGCAGTACGTCACCGGCCGCGCGTCCCAGCAGGACCCGCTCCAGGCGGAGGTGGAGCTGAGCGAGGTGCTGCGGGAGCAGGTGATGTTCGAGGCCGAGCGCGAGCGGCTGCGCGCCCGGCTCAACGGCCTGCTGCACCGCGCGCCCCAGGCGCCGCTGCCGCCGCCGCCGGAGGCCCTGCCCGCGCTGGCAGCGGAGCCCCTCCCCGCCGAGCGGCTGCAGGATGAAGCGCTGCGCCTGCGCCCGGAGCTGGAGGGCCTGCGGGCGCGGCTGGGCGGAGGCGAGGCCGCCGTCCGGCTCGCGAAGCGGGACTCCTACCCGGACGTCATGGTGATGGGGGAGTACAACTCCATGTGGATGGACACGCCCCACCAGTTCATGGCGGGCGTCACCGTCAACATCCCCCTCGACTTCGGCAAGCGGAAGGCCGCCGTGCGCGCGGCCGAGGCTGGCCTGAAGCGCCTGCGCCGCGAGGAGGAGCAGCTCATCGACGACATCCGCGTCGAGGTGGAGCAGGCCCGCTCGCGCGCGGAGGAGGCGCGCCGCGTGGTGGCGCTCTTCCAGGAGCGGCTGGTCCCCGCGGCCAGGGACCAGGTGGCCGCCGCCCGCGCGGGCTTCGAGAGCGGGAAGAACGGCTTCCAGGTCCTCATCGAAGCGGAGCGCAACCTGCGCCGCGTGGAGCTGCGTGAACAGACGGCCCTGGCGGACGTGCAGCGCCGCCGGGCGGAGTTGGACAAGGCCCTGGGCCACACGCCGGGCCTGCCCCGGAACGGAGAGACGCGATGA
- a CDS encoding PLP-dependent cysteine synthase family protein codes for MRPPCRPLPADGRFLQAVGPTPLVPVRLHEEGPTIWCKLEFLNPSGSTKDRIARYMLEKAWRQGVLAPGGEVIEASSGSTSIALALASAQMGLRFTAVMPEGVTGERILTIRAYGGEVVLVPREAGVQGAIVKAEELARERKAFAPRQFENLDNAEAHRVWTGQEILSQVPGGLVHGVVSGVGTGGTVVGLYQAFAEAGCPVTAFVARPIAGLGCDIECCSFSPRVPGVVDGMSKLYREADMPGRVEIDVSDDMAMSTARALIRRGFPVGPSSGLNYVAAVEAAKRLGPGAQVVTVFPDRMERYFSTELIQPRPVPARGAA; via the coding sequence ATGCGTCCTCCCTGTCGCCCTCTCCCCGCGGACGGCCGCTTCCTCCAGGCCGTGGGTCCCACCCCGCTCGTCCCCGTGCGTCTGCACGAGGAGGGCCCGACCATCTGGTGCAAGCTGGAATTCCTCAACCCCAGCGGCTCCACCAAGGACCGCATCGCGCGCTACATGCTGGAGAAGGCCTGGCGCCAGGGAGTGCTTGCCCCCGGCGGTGAGGTCATCGAGGCGTCCAGCGGCTCCACGAGCATCGCCCTGGCGCTGGCCAGCGCGCAGATGGGCCTGCGCTTCACGGCGGTGATGCCGGAGGGCGTCACCGGCGAGCGCATCCTCACCATCCGCGCCTATGGCGGCGAGGTCGTGCTGGTGCCGCGCGAAGCCGGCGTGCAGGGCGCCATCGTGAAGGCGGAGGAGCTGGCGCGCGAGCGCAAGGCCTTCGCGCCCCGCCAGTTCGAGAACCTGGACAATGCCGAGGCCCACCGGGTGTGGACGGGCCAGGAGATTCTGTCGCAGGTGCCGGGCGGGCTGGTGCACGGCGTGGTCAGCGGCGTGGGGACGGGCGGCACCGTGGTGGGCCTGTACCAGGCCTTCGCGGAGGCGGGCTGCCCGGTGACGGCCTTCGTGGCGCGGCCCATCGCCGGGCTGGGCTGCGACATCGAATGTTGCAGCTTCAGCCCCCGCGTGCCGGGCGTGGTGGACGGGATGTCCAAGCTGTACCGCGAGGCGGACATGCCGGGCCGCGTGGAAATCGACGTGTCGGATGACATGGCCATGAGCACCGCGCGGGCGCTCATCCGCCGCGGCTTCCCGGTGGGCCCGTCCTCCGGTCTCAACTACGTGGCCGCGGTGGAAGCGGCGAAGCGGCTGGGGCCGGGCGCGCAGGTGGTGACGGTGTTCCCCGACCGCATGGAGCGCTACTTCTCCACCGAGCTCATCCAGCCCAGGCCCGTGCCTGCACGCGGCGCGGCATGA